From a single Candidatus Brevundimonas phytovorans genomic region:
- a CDS encoding FAD-dependent oxidoreductase, with amino-acid sequence MQNQIVIVGGGAGGLELAALLGRRLGPHEGPRKVLLIDRAVFHLWKPSLHEVAAGSLDSRQEGLDYLMLARRNHFRFMLGEVEGLDPVARRLRLAETRDVDGALLIGARSLDFECLVLATGAGSHLFDTPGAAEHACLLEDVGDAEAFHRRLAALFLSSAYDGRRLLRIAIVGAGATGVELATELLEGHGVLSAALDPTERFTLEVTVAEAAPRILGGLPQTVADKAARALRARGVRLVVGARVTRVRADGLETGAGEIPADLIVWAAGVKAAEINRTFGLATGRLNQFVVDDRLRTSASGVYAMGDCAEAPGPDGRPVPARAQAASQEAAYLARALTRPGDPGPYRYRDKGSLISLGPGHGLGSLMGGLVGPDFLIEGLLARWAYMALHLEHHRVVVGLRRTVLLALSRLFHRRVSGRLKLH; translated from the coding sequence ATGCAGAACCAGATCGTGATCGTGGGCGGCGGCGCAGGCGGCCTGGAGCTGGCCGCCCTTCTCGGACGCCGGCTGGGCCCCCACGAAGGGCCCCGGAAAGTGCTCCTCATAGACCGGGCGGTCTTTCATCTGTGGAAACCCTCCCTTCATGAAGTCGCGGCCGGCTCGCTGGACTCGAGGCAGGAAGGCCTCGACTATCTGATGCTCGCGCGTCGCAATCATTTCAGGTTCATGCTGGGCGAGGTCGAAGGCCTCGACCCCGTCGCGCGCCGCCTTCGTCTGGCTGAAACGCGGGACGTCGACGGCGCCCTGCTGATCGGGGCGCGGTCGCTGGATTTCGAATGCCTGGTTCTGGCTACGGGCGCCGGGAGCCATCTGTTCGACACGCCCGGCGCGGCGGAACACGCCTGTCTGCTCGAGGACGTGGGGGACGCGGAAGCCTTTCACCGGCGGCTCGCCGCGCTCTTCCTGTCATCCGCCTATGACGGTCGCCGTCTGCTCAGGATCGCCATCGTCGGGGCCGGCGCGACGGGGGTCGAACTCGCCACGGAGCTTCTGGAAGGACATGGGGTCCTGTCGGCGGCGCTCGACCCCACCGAGCGTTTCACGCTGGAGGTGACGGTGGCGGAGGCCGCGCCGCGCATACTCGGCGGTCTTCCCCAGACGGTCGCCGACAAGGCGGCCCGGGCCTTGCGGGCGCGCGGCGTCCGGCTCGTCGTCGGGGCGCGGGTGACGCGCGTCCGAGCCGACGGGCTGGAGACCGGCGCCGGCGAGATTCCGGCCGACCTGATTGTCTGGGCCGCCGGGGTGAAGGCGGCCGAGATCAACAGGACCTTCGGCCTGGCCACGGGGCGTCTCAACCAGTTCGTCGTGGACGATCGCCTCCGCACCTCCGCTTCCGGCGTCTACGCCATGGGCGACTGCGCAGAGGCGCCGGGGCCTGATGGACGCCCCGTTCCGGCCAGGGCCCAGGCCGCATCCCAGGAGGCCGCCTACCTGGCGAGAGCCCTGACGCGGCCCGGGGATCCCGGACCCTATCGATACCGCGACAAGGGCTCCCTCATCTCCCTCGGCCCGGGTCATGGGCTGGGCTCGCTGATGGGCGGACTCGTCGGCCCCGACTTCCTGATCGAGGGACTTCTCGCGCGTTGGGCCTACATGGCTCTTCACCTCGAGCACCACCGGGTTGTCGTCGGTCTGCGCAGAACCGTGCTGCTGGCCCTGAGCCGGTTGTTCCACCGCCGTGTCTCTGGGCGCCTCAAGCTGCACTGA